In one Thalassoroseus pseudoceratinae genomic region, the following are encoded:
- the sugE gene encoding quaternary ammonium compound efflux SMR transporter SugE yields the protein MAWGTLFIAALFEIGWAIGLKYAHGFTRLWPSVLTITAMVISMACLASAVRTIPVGTGYAVWTGIGAVGTAILGIILFSDPVTFWRVVCLLMIVGGVAGLKFSAS from the coding sequence ATGGCTTGGGGAACACTTTTTATCGCCGCTCTTTTCGAGATTGGATGGGCGATCGGTTTGAAGTACGCCCACGGTTTCACACGACTATGGCCAAGCGTGCTGACAATCACCGCAATGGTGATCAGCATGGCATGTCTCGCGTCGGCCGTTCGGACCATTCCGGTCGGAACGGGCTATGCCGTTTGGACTGGCATTGGCGCCGTCGGCACGGCGATTCTCGGCATCATTCTTTTCAGCGACCCCGTCACTTTCTGGCGAGTCGTGTGCTTGCTCATGATTGTTGGGGGTGTCGCGGGGCTGAAGTTTTCGGCCTCGTAA
- a CDS encoding MOSC domain-containing protein, translating to MNQPLLASIQVGMPREYGEEGAADPMDRTWTTGFFKEPVSGSVWLGRTNLDGDGQADLVHHGGPDKAVLAYSAEHYSGWRESLAKPRLPFGAFGENMTMESLSEADVCIGDTWRIGDTVLVQVSQPRQPCWKLARRWRIKTLALKVQQTGRTGWYFRVLTEGHIAAGKSVSLQERPYPEWTVERANQVMHIEKTDIDAALELAAIPLLSQNWQTTLIRRAEKKERDINQRLIGENE from the coding sequence TTGAATCAACCGCTATTGGCCTCAATTCAGGTTGGCATGCCACGCGAGTATGGCGAAGAAGGAGCGGCCGATCCGATGGATCGCACTTGGACGACTGGTTTCTTTAAAGAGCCAGTGTCTGGCAGCGTCTGGCTGGGGAGAACGAACCTTGATGGTGATGGACAAGCTGATTTGGTTCACCATGGCGGACCAGACAAAGCCGTTCTCGCCTATTCCGCCGAGCATTACTCTGGTTGGCGAGAGTCGTTGGCCAAGCCGCGGCTTCCGTTCGGAGCGTTCGGCGAGAACATGACGATGGAGAGTTTGAGTGAAGCCGATGTGTGTATCGGGGACACGTGGCGAATTGGTGATACGGTGCTCGTGCAAGTCTCGCAGCCGCGTCAGCCATGTTGGAAACTAGCTCGTCGGTGGCGGATCAAAACTCTTGCTCTAAAAGTTCAACAGACGGGACGGACAGGGTGGTACTTTCGCGTGCTAACCGAAGGACACATCGCTGCGGGAAAGTCTGTGAGCCTTCAGGAACGGCCGTATCCCGAATGGACCGTTGAGCGAGCCAATCAGGTGATGCACATTGAGAAAACGGACATCGACGCTGCTTTGGAACTGGCGGCGATCCCTCTGCTCTCTCAAAACTGGCAGACGACGCTGATTCGAAGAGCGGAAAAGAAAGAACGTGACATCAACCAGCGGCTGATCGGTGAGAATGAGTGA